One region of Pseudomonas sp. B21-040 genomic DNA includes:
- the astD gene encoding succinylglutamate-semialdehyde dehydrogenase: protein MNSLYIAGEWLAGQGETFQSLNPVTQHVLWAGEGATAAQVESAVQAARQAFPGWARRTLDERIAVLEAFAAALKNKADELARCIGEETGKPLWESATEVTSMVNKIAISVQSYRERTGEKSGPLGDATAVLRHKPHGVVAVFGPYNFPGHLPNGHIVPALLAGNSVLFKPSELTPKVAELTVKCWIEAGLPAGVLNLLQGARETGIALAANPGIDGLFFTGSSRTGNHLHQQFAGRPDKILALEMGGNNPLVVDEVADLDAAVYTIIQSAFISAGQRCTCARRLLVPQGAWGDTLLARLVAVSSTIEVGAFDQQPAPFMGSVISLGAAKALMDAQEHLLANGAVALLEMTQPQAQAALLTPGILDVTAVADRPDEELFGPLLQVIRYADFEAAIAEANDTDYGLAAGLLSDSEARYQQFWLESRAGIVNWNKQLTGAASSAPFGGVGASGNHRASAYYAADYCAYPVASLETPSLVLPAALTPGVKLS from the coding sequence ATGAATTCGCTATACATCGCAGGTGAATGGCTGGCTGGCCAGGGCGAAACCTTCCAGTCGCTGAACCCGGTGACCCAGCACGTGCTGTGGGCCGGCGAAGGCGCCACGGCCGCTCAGGTTGAATCCGCCGTGCAAGCCGCTCGTCAGGCATTCCCCGGTTGGGCCCGTCGTACGCTGGATGAGCGCATTGCCGTGCTTGAGGCCTTTGCCGCTGCGCTGAAAAACAAGGCTGACGAACTGGCGCGCTGCATCGGTGAGGAAACCGGCAAACCGCTGTGGGAATCGGCGACCGAAGTGACCAGCATGGTCAACAAGATTGCGATTTCGGTGCAGAGCTACCGTGAGCGTACCGGCGAGAAGAGCGGCCCGCTGGGCGACGCCACCGCTGTGTTGCGTCACAAACCGCACGGCGTGGTGGCCGTGTTCGGTCCTTACAATTTCCCTGGCCACTTGCCGAACGGTCATATCGTGCCGGCGCTGCTGGCCGGTAACAGCGTGTTGTTCAAACCGAGCGAGTTGACCCCGAAAGTCGCCGAGCTGACGGTCAAGTGCTGGATCGAAGCTGGCCTGCCGGCGGGCGTGCTGAACCTGCTGCAAGGCGCTCGCGAAACCGGTATTGCCCTGGCGGCGAACCCGGGCATCGACGGCTTGTTCTTCACCGGCTCCAGCCGCACGGGCAACCACTTGCATCAGCAATTTGCCGGTCGTCCGGACAAAATCCTTGCGCTGGAAATGGGCGGTAACAACCCGCTGGTGGTCGACGAAGTGGCGGACCTCGATGCCGCCGTTTACACCATCATCCAGTCGGCCTTCATTTCTGCCGGCCAGCGTTGCACCTGCGCACGTCGTTTGCTGGTGCCGCAAGGCGCATGGGGCGACACGCTGCTGGCGCGTCTGGTGGCGGTCAGCTCGACGATTGAAGTCGGCGCGTTTGATCAGCAGCCGGCACCGTTCATGGGTTCGGTGATTTCCCTCGGTGCTGCGAAAGCGCTGATGGATGCGCAGGAACATTTGCTGGCCAATGGTGCGGTAGCCTTGCTGGAGATGACTCAGCCTCAGGCTCAAGCGGCCTTGCTGACCCCGGGTATTCTGGATGTCACTGCCGTTGCCGATCGTCCTGACGAAGAGCTGTTCGGCCCGTTGCTGCAAGTGATCCGCTACGCTGATTTTGAAGCGGCGATCGCTGAAGCCAACGACACCGACTATGGCCTGGCGGCGGGCCTGCTGTCGGACTCCGAGGCACGTTATCAGCAGTTCTGGCTGGAAAGCCGCGCCGGTATCGTCAACTGGAACAAGCAATTGACCGGTGCGGCGAGCAGCGCGCCATTTGGCGGCGTCGGTGCCTCGGGCAACCATCGCGCCAGCGCCTACTACGCCGCCGATTACTGCGCGTATCCGGTGGCCTCGCTGGAAACGCCGAGCCTGGTGTTGCCTGCCGCTCTCACGCCTGGCGTGAAGCTTTCTTAG